A section of the Candidatus Omnitrophota bacterium genome encodes:
- a CDS encoding NTP transferase domain-containing protein — protein MKGVVLAGGLGTRLFPLTKITNKHLLPVYNKPMIYYPIRTLVDAGISEIMVVTGGDHAGNFLRLLGNGHEFGLKGINYAYQEKEGGIAEALGLARHFAEGDRLVVILGDNILEKGISDQVKAFSEQERGGRVLLKDVEHPERFGVVEFDQERIVRIHEKPKKPQSNFAVSGVYMYDDQVFDFIDSLEPSDRGELEITDVNNMYLEKDQLEYSKIDGWWTDAGTFDSLLRANQLVADKVRKSSGGIS, from the coding sequence ATGAAAGGCGTAGTACTTGCAGGAGGCCTGGGGACACGCCTGTTCCCGCTAACCAAGATAACCAACAAGCATCTTCTGCCGGTTTATAACAAACCCATGATCTATTATCCGATAAGGACGCTCGTGGATGCGGGTATAAGCGAGATCATGGTGGTGACCGGGGGGGATCATGCCGGCAATTTTCTCCGGCTTTTGGGTAACGGGCATGAGTTCGGTCTTAAAGGGATCAATTACGCCTACCAGGAGAAAGAAGGCGGCATAGCAGAGGCCCTGGGGCTTGCGAGGCATTTCGCGGAAGGTGACCGCCTCGTGGTCATTCTTGGCGATAATATACTCGAGAAGGGCATTTCTGATCAAGTGAAAGCTTTCAGCGAGCAGGAGCGGGGAGGCAGGGTACTTTTAAAGGACGTGGAACACCCGGAACGGTTCGGGGTCGTGGAATTCGACCAGGAGAGGATCGTGCGTATCCACGAAAAGCCTAAGAAACCCCAGTCAAATTTCGCGGTCAGCGGTGTTTATATGTACGATGATCAGGTGTTCGATTTTATTGACAGTCTCGAGCCTTCCGACCGAGGCGAGCTTGAGATAACTGACGTGAATAACATGTATCTTGAAAAAGACCAGCTTGAATATTCAAAGATCGACGGTTGGTGGACGGATGCGGGGACCTTCGATTCCCTTTTGAGGGCCAACCAGCTGGTCGCTGATAAGGTAAGAAAATCCTCCGGAGGGATATCATGA
- the ugpC gene encoding sn-glycerol-3-phosphate ABC transporter ATP-binding protein UgpC, translated as MAQVSLRNVSKVFPGGVLAVNNVNFGVENKEFVVLVGPSGCGKSTTLRLIAGLEDTSEGDIFIGNRRVNHIPPKDRDIAMVFQNYALYPHMTVYENMAFGLKLKKYPKDEIDSRVKESAGILGLEKLLNRRPKELSGGQRQRVAVGRAIVRKPMVFLFDEPLSNLDAKLRVQMRMELHRLHIRLQATMVYVTHDQTEAMTLGDRIVVMKDGVIQQIDTPTNVYNQPVNKFVASFIGAPPMNFLEGKIIKKERRLYFDEGNFRIRIVEGMYDALEDYIEKRVILGVRSEDIYDKLFVSEAPPENIVTMTCEVVEHLGSEVYVHLNTGKHMLSARISGDANPQINQDMDVVFDMGKIHFFDKATEKTII; from the coding sequence ATGGCTCAAGTCAGTTTAAGGAATGTCAGCAAGGTTTTTCCGGGAGGAGTACTCGCGGTAAATAACGTGAATTTCGGTGTTGAGAACAAGGAATTCGTTGTTCTGGTCGGTCCTTCCGGTTGTGGTAAATCGACCACTTTGAGGTTGATCGCCGGTCTTGAAGATACCTCCGAAGGCGACATTTTCATCGGTAACAGAAGGGTCAACCATATCCCGCCCAAGGACAGGGATATAGCCATGGTCTTCCAGAACTATGCGCTTTATCCGCATATGACCGTTTACGAAAACATGGCTTTCGGCCTCAAGCTCAAGAAATATCCCAAGGATGAGATCGATTCGCGCGTAAAGGAATCGGCGGGCATACTTGGTCTTGAGAAACTTCTTAACCGTAGACCCAAGGAACTTTCCGGCGGACAGCGCCAGCGTGTCGCGGTAGGCCGGGCGATAGTTCGTAAGCCCATGGTCTTTCTGTTTGACGAACCTCTCAGCAACCTTGACGCCAAGCTGAGAGTGCAGATGAGGATGGAACTCCACCGCCTGCATATCAGGCTCCAGGCCACGATGGTCTATGTCACGCACGACCAGACCGAGGCGATGACCCTGGGTGACAGGATAGTCGTCATGAAGGACGGGGTTATCCAGCAGATAGACACTCCCACGAACGTATACAATCAGCCGGTCAACAAGTTCGTAGCTAGTTTCATCGGCGCGCCCCCGATGAATTTCCTCGAGGGGAAGATCATCAAAAAGGAAAGAAGGCTTTACTTTGACGAGGGTAATTTTCGCATAAGGATAGTCGAGGGCATGTACGATGCGCTTGAAGATTACATCGAAAAACGCGTTATCCTGGGGGTCAGGAGCGAGGATATCTACGACAAGCTCTTTGTTTCCGAAGCTCCTCCGGAGAACATAGTGACGATGACCTGTGAGGTTGTCGAACATCTCGGTTCGGAAGTGTACGTGCACCTTAATACCGGTAAACATATGCTTTCCGCAAGGATATCCGGGGATGCCAATCCCCAGATAAACCAGGACATGGATGTCGTCTTCGACATGGGCAAGATACACTTCTTCGACAAGGCGACCGAAAAAACAATTATCTAG
- a CDS encoding nucleotide sugar dehydrogenase, with protein sequence MKLTIVGTGYVGLVTGTCFADLGNQVICSDNDEKKIQKLNEGGIPIYEPGLEELVKKNREKGRLSFTTDIAQAVRSSDVIFICVGTPPREDGSADLTGIEKVSRVVAENMDSYKLIVEKSTVPVETGEWVKSTIETFKKNGSDFDVASNPEFLREGSAIEDFMSPDRVVIGVESDRAEKLLRELYEPLETRIVVANIKGAEIIKHASNSFLATKISFINAVSNICDRVGADINDVAEGIGLDSRINRYFLKAGIGFGGSCFPKDLKAFIHISEKMGYSFGMLKEVERINEQQKDIAMKKMTEMLWNLPEKVIGVWGLSFKPNTDDIRCAPSIDLIKRLLEAGARIKAFDPVAMDNVRQELGEAVEYCKSAYEAARDADCVVLMTEWNEFKEIDFSKVKNMMNQPVMLDGRNVYDPEKMKAMGFKYMGMGR encoded by the coding sequence ATGAAACTGACCATAGTTGGTACCGGTTATGTCGGGCTGGTCACCGGGACCTGTTTTGCCGATCTGGGAAACCAGGTTATCTGCTCTGATAACGACGAGAAGAAAATACAGAAACTCAACGAAGGCGGCATACCGATATACGAGCCGGGACTGGAAGAGCTGGTCAAGAAGAACCGCGAAAAGGGCCGGCTCAGTTTCACCACTGACATAGCTCAGGCGGTGAGATCGAGCGACGTGATATTCATCTGCGTGGGAACCCCTCCGCGTGAGGATGGCAGTGCCGATCTGACAGGTATAGAGAAGGTATCCAGGGTTGTTGCCGAGAACATGGATTCATACAAGCTTATCGTGGAAAAAAGCACGGTCCCCGTTGAAACGGGTGAGTGGGTGAAAAGCACCATAGAGACTTTCAAGAAGAACGGTTCGGATTTCGATGTTGCCTCCAATCCCGAGTTCTTGCGGGAAGGATCAGCCATCGAGGATTTTATGTCTCCGGACAGGGTTGTTATCGGTGTCGAGTCGGATAGGGCTGAAAAATTGCTCCGGGAACTTTACGAGCCGCTTGAAACCAGGATAGTAGTCGCGAACATCAAGGGTGCTGAGATAATCAAGCATGCTTCCAACTCGTTCCTAGCGACCAAGATCTCGTTCATAAATGCAGTAAGCAATATATGCGACAGGGTAGGCGCGGATATCAACGACGTCGCCGAGGGAATAGGGCTTGATTCCAGGATAAACAGGTATTTTCTCAAGGCGGGCATAGGCTTCGGAGGTTCATGTTTTCCGAAGGACCTTAAGGCGTTCATACATATATCCGAGAAAATGGGTTATTCGTTCGGGATGCTCAAGGAAGTGGAAAGAATAAACGAGCAACAGAAAGACATCGCCATGAAGAAAATGACCGAAATGCTCTGGAACCTTCCGGAGAAGGTCATAGGGGTCTGGGGGCTTTCATTCAAGCCGAATACCGATGATATAAGGTGCGCTCCGTCGATTGACCTCATCAAAAGACTGCTTGAAGCGGGCGCCAGGATAAAGGCCTTCGATCCGGTCGCCATGGACAATGTCAGGCAGGAACTGGGAGAAGCGGTCGAATATTGCAAAAGCGCCTACGAGGCGGCGCGGGATGCTGATTGCGTTGTGCTTATGACCGAGTGGAATGAGTTCAAGGAGATAGATTTCTCGAAGGTTAAAAACATGATGAACCAGCCCGTTATGCTGGACGGGCGGAACGTGTATGATCCTGAAAAAATGAAGGCAATGGGGTTCAAATACATGGGCATGGGAAGATAA
- the lptD gene encoding LPS assembly protein LptD codes for MTKMTKARKIVSLLLMVVFSFSVTPSGSVAQAQDSVESLQEEMRRKAREREKESRRIQKVYQLLEKGRKERGEHKYRAARRYGEKALKVDPGNPLAKAFLEQLEVEEREYEKYQEYLERKREEKKRAEKEARRRKKEEKALKKKKPEPKKEEIEEAAPVPRRVEPAKKAEEKEKPAEAPREEEKAPEKERPEPAESVKPGEAQKDKPAPEAPGARDEMPLPEGEISKHLKKGQPIIVDGDKVEYFEGEGRIVADGNVSITYGDVVLKCDNIEVNTRTRIALCEGNVSIKHPEGVLTGERIRYDFNKKEGEIIGGQLDAFPWFGQAEQTGKVAENEYLLRKGFVTTCDLDEPHYRIAADEIRVFPDDKVIAKNVVAYIGKVPVMWFPYYYHPIIQTRAKVQFIPGLNKDWGYFLLSAWRFYVKGKSKVDLLLDYRTKKGFAEGLDFYYNMSDFSLKGLGEGLFRAYFVHQNDFGTYEKSAFRDGETTEAELRKRFQWKHRIDFEPETVGVLEFNKLSDEYFLKDYYYNEYEQNNRIPPNYVSVISSKQNYTFSLLANKRFNDFFTVTQKLPEVKLDIPDQRLWKTPLYYRSVWSATAFEKDYAFLAQPTEKTERLDTYHKFSYVTKLGPVNVTPFGEFRGTLYSKRKNDSEGAARMIMSAGVDVFSRFHRVYDYHTDALGLDINGLRHIVVPKMTYFHRFDPTIDKNKLFQMDSIDAIDKDNVVNLGLESKLQTKRKINGQMKSVDLLRFLTSVDYRFRMKKKSLGLEDGGDFEDLKFDLELRPYSWFFIQNKLEITPHSESIKSASVEFSLNPFDSFDMAFGYRYEHMAPVPRNQLTYDMSYRFNPKWKVGLYQRYDLQDNSVEEQQLSVVRDLHCWEVELAYNIKGSNFVEDNFTFWLAFKIKAFPDLPIGLDRSFEKRPPGELLGR; via the coding sequence ATGACTAAGATGACAAAAGCACGAAAGATCGTTTCATTATTGTTGATGGTGGTGTTCTCCTTCAGCGTCACTCCTTCCGGTAGTGTCGCGCAGGCCCAGGACAGTGTCGAGTCTCTCCAGGAAGAGATGCGCAGAAAAGCCCGGGAAAGGGAAAAGGAAAGCAGGCGCATACAGAAGGTGTATCAGCTCCTGGAAAAGGGGCGCAAGGAAAGAGGCGAACATAAATACAGGGCCGCGCGCCGTTACGGAGAGAAAGCTCTTAAGGTCGATCCCGGCAACCCGCTCGCAAAAGCCTTCCTCGAACAGCTTGAGGTAGAGGAACGTGAATACGAGAAATACCAGGAGTATCTGGAAAGGAAACGCGAAGAAAAGAAACGTGCTGAAAAAGAAGCCCGTAGAAGGAAAAAAGAGGAAAAAGCCCTCAAGAAAAAGAAGCCAGAACCTAAAAAGGAAGAGATAGAAGAAGCCGCTCCTGTGCCGAGGCGGGTTGAACCCGCGAAGAAAGCGGAAGAAAAGGAGAAGCCCGCGGAAGCTCCGCGCGAAGAGGAAAAAGCCCCCGAAAAGGAAAGACCCGAACCCGCTGAATCGGTAAAGCCCGGAGAGGCGCAAAAGGATAAGCCCGCACCGGAAGCGCCCGGAGCTCGCGATGAAATGCCCCTGCCAGAGGGGGAGATAAGCAAGCACCTGAAAAAGGGGCAGCCGATCATAGTCGACGGCGACAAGGTCGAGTATTTCGAAGGGGAGGGCAGGATCGTAGCCGACGGGAACGTTTCGATCACTTACGGTGATGTTGTGCTTAAGTGCGATAATATAGAGGTCAACACAAGGACCCGTATAGCGCTTTGTGAGGGGAATGTCAGCATAAAACACCCAGAAGGTGTTCTCACCGGTGAACGGATACGGTATGATTTCAACAAAAAAGAAGGCGAGATAATCGGCGGGCAGCTGGATGCCTTTCCATGGTTCGGCCAGGCCGAACAGACCGGGAAGGTCGCCGAGAACGAATATCTCCTGCGAAAGGGGTTTGTTACGACCTGTGATCTGGATGAGCCCCATTACAGGATAGCTGCCGATGAGATACGCGTCTTCCCGGACGATAAGGTGATAGCCAAGAACGTGGTAGCCTATATAGGCAAAGTGCCGGTCATGTGGTTCCCTTATTATTACCATCCCATCATACAGACCCGCGCCAAGGTCCAGTTCATACCCGGCCTCAACAAGGACTGGGGCTATTTTCTGCTTTCCGCCTGGCGCTTCTATGTCAAGGGCAAAAGCAAGGTGGACCTGCTGCTTGACTACAGGACCAAGAAAGGGTTCGCCGAGGGGCTGGATTTTTACTACAACATGTCAGACTTTTCCCTGAAGGGTCTCGGTGAAGGTCTTTTCCGCGCTTATTTTGTGCACCAGAACGATTTCGGCACATATGAGAAAAGCGCTTTCCGTGACGGAGAGACCACCGAGGCGGAGCTCAGGAAAAGGTTCCAGTGGAAACACAGGATAGATTTTGAGCCTGAGACCGTGGGTGTGCTTGAGTTCAACAAGCTGAGCGACGAGTATTTCCTGAAGGATTATTACTACAACGAATATGAGCAGAACAACCGCATTCCGCCCAATTACGTGTCGGTGATATCCTCCAAACAAAATTATACCTTCAGTCTTCTTGCTAACAAGAGGTTCAACGATTTCTTCACCGTTACACAGAAATTGCCGGAGGTCAAACTTGATATACCGGACCAGCGTCTATGGAAAACACCTCTTTACTACAGGTCGGTCTGGAGCGCCACGGCTTTTGAAAAGGATTACGCTTTCCTGGCGCAGCCCACAGAAAAAACCGAAAGGCTGGACACGTATCACAAGTTCTCTTATGTGACCAAACTTGGTCCGGTCAACGTGACGCCCTTCGGTGAATTCCGTGGCACGCTTTATTCCAAGCGCAAAAATGATTCAGAAGGTGCTGCACGCATGATAATGTCCGCGGGTGTGGATGTATTCTCGCGTTTTCACCGTGTTTACGATTATCACACGGATGCCCTGGGGCTTGATATCAACGGGTTGCGGCATATAGTTGTACCGAAGATGACGTATTTTCACCGTTTTGATCCCACAATTGATAAGAACAAGCTTTTTCAGATGGATAGCATCGATGCGATCGACAAGGATAACGTCGTGAATCTGGGGCTTGAGAGCAAGCTGCAGACCAAGCGCAAGATCAACGGCCAGATGAAATCGGTTGATCTGTTGAGGTTCTTGACCAGCGTGGATTACCGCTTCAGGATGAAGAAGAAAAGTCTGGGACTGGAGGACGGCGGGGATTTCGAGGACCTGAAGTTCGATCTTGAACTCCGGCCCTACAGCTGGTTCTTTATACAGAACAAGCTGGAAATAACACCCCATTCGGAGTCCATAAAAAGCGCAAGCGTGGAGTTTTCCCTCAACCCGTTCGATTCTTTCGACATGGCTTTCGGATACCGATACGAACACATGGCACCGGTGCCTCGTAACCAGCTTACCTATGATATGAGCTACAGGTTCAATCCCAAATGGAAGGTCGGTCTCTACCAGAGATATGACCTGCAGGATAACAGCGTGGAGGAGCAGCAGCTTTCTGTCGTACGGGACCTGCATTGCTGGGAGGTTGAACTTGCTTACAACATCAAGGGCAGTAATTTTGTCGAAGATAATTTTACTTTCTGGCTGGCCTTCAAGATAAAGGCCTTCCCGGACTTACCCATAGGGCTTGACAGGTCTTTCGAGAAACGGCCCCCCGGGGAACTGCTCGGCCGGTAA
- the rfbB gene encoding dTDP-glucose 4,6-dehydratase: MRLLVTGGCGFIGSNFIKLLLGRYKDARITNLDKLTYCGNPDNLKDVAADSRYTFVQGDICDEKLVDDMVRDADAVVNFAAETHVDRSIKYPDDFIRTNVLGVKTLLEASRRAKVSRFLQIGTDEVYGSVEEGLSKETDPLFPRSPYSATKAAGDLLALSYHKTYGLPVVVVRSSNNFGPYQYPEKVVPLFITNLLESRKVPLYGDGGNIRDWLYVEDNCSAIDLVLHKGDVGQIYNIGGGNLLSNLELTDKILAAMGKSRDMIEYVNDRPGHDRRYALDSTKVKQLGWSPGKSFEENLKRTIEWYENNRKWWKTLKQKAEIIEW; encoded by the coding sequence ATGAGATTACTTGTTACAGGCGGATGCGGGTTCATAGGGTCCAATTTCATAAAGTTACTTTTAGGCCGCTACAAGGACGCCCGTATAACCAATCTCGATAAGCTGACCTACTGCGGTAACCCCGATAACCTCAAGGATGTTGCCGCGGACTCCAGGTATACTTTCGTGCAGGGGGATATCTGTGACGAGAAGCTGGTGGATGACATGGTGCGTGACGCTGATGCGGTGGTCAATTTCGCAGCGGAGACGCATGTCGACAGGTCCATAAAATATCCCGATGACTTTATCCGGACCAACGTTCTCGGCGTGAAAACGCTTCTGGAAGCCTCCAGAAGGGCCAAGGTCAGCAGGTTCCTCCAGATAGGCACCGATGAGGTATATGGAAGCGTGGAAGAGGGCCTGTCCAAGGAAACCGATCCGCTCTTTCCCAGAAGCCCTTATTCGGCCACCAAGGCAGCGGGGGACCTCCTGGCCCTCTCTTATCATAAGACCTACGGCTTGCCGGTCGTCGTTGTAAGGAGCTCGAATAATTTCGGGCCATATCAGTATCCTGAGAAGGTCGTCCCGCTTTTTATCACGAACCTGCTTGAATCGCGTAAAGTACCCCTTTACGGGGACGGGGGTAATATCAGGGACTGGCTGTATGTTGAGGATAACTGCAGTGCGATAGACCTCGTATTGCATAAGGGTGATGTGGGCCAGATCTACAATATCGGAGGGGGTAACCTTCTCAGCAACCTTGAGCTTACCGACAAGATACTCGCCGCCATGGGTAAGAGCAGGGACATGATCGAATATGTCAACGACCGCCCGGGTCATGACAGGCGTTACGCGCTGGACAGTACAAAGGTCAAACAGCTCGGCTGGAGCCCGGGAAAAAGCTTTGAGGAAAACCTCAAAAGGACCATAGAATGGTACGAGAATAACCGCAAATGGTGGAAAACTCTTAAACAGAAGGCTGAGATCATAGAATGGTGA
- a CDS encoding dTDP-4-dehydrorhamnose 3,5-epimerase, whose translation MIEGVNVKKLKVIPDERGRLMEILRCDDDIFQKFGQVYMTTALPGIVKAWHYHKKQTDNFTCISGKMRLGLYDGREGSPTRGKVEEYIISLDNPMLIQIPPGVYHGFKCISADEAVVINTVTEPYDPSDPDEYRVDAFDNDIPFDWKKDQ comes from the coding sequence ATGATAGAAGGAGTCAATGTAAAAAAACTCAAGGTTATTCCGGATGAGCGCGGGAGGTTAATGGAAATACTGCGGTGTGATGACGATATCTTCCAGAAATTCGGACAGGTGTACATGACGACGGCTTTACCCGGCATAGTGAAAGCCTGGCATTACCATAAGAAGCAGACCGACAATTTCACCTGCATAAGCGGGAAAATGCGTCTGGGGCTTTATGACGGCCGGGAGGGATCGCCCACTCGCGGCAAGGTCGAAGAATACATAATAAGCCTTGATAATCCCATGCTCATACAGATACCGCCCGGAGTATATCACGGGTTTAAATGCATAAGTGCCGATGAGGCGGTGGTCATAAATACGGTCACCGAACCGTATGACCCGTCCGACCCCGATGAATACAGGGTGGACGCTTTTGATAACGATATACCGTTCGACTGGAAGAAGGATCAGTAA
- a CDS encoding diguanylate cyclase produces the protein MTPFTKRNLLVPVSVILFTGLLYLLIEVVPALRGYIQHLEFIVLGIMIMMSLVIMFFWVSTGVLGGLSSFLIAMIFLYKPLTALNPYYYSVLILAFFINSFTGYYISRKINVSNQGYTVTMEKVQEDINLITNHMNSRRAEVAAMAEKVNSLLGLKNIADNLSSSLSEDEIVKLTVKKTLEMFGGEKGEKRVLLYMVDEAHNELNLAYALKGRKRAPTSMKKGGIFDRWVMKNVKSLLVRDIGKDFRFSVENEEAEEDFISLISKPLIIEGNVMGLLRVDSPEQSAFGQHELRILDIIGELGAVAMENARLYRQTEELAIRDSLTGLFVRRYFMERMQGELKRTLLGNRQLALLMIDIDDFKDFNDQHGHIAGDAVLKNIGRILLSKASPGDIVGRYGGEEFVFLSLNSGREEAEQLAEDLRREIEKKPIVLRREKQFVTVSIGVAMFPEDAKLKDDIIWEADKRLYGAKAKGKNQVCSR, from the coding sequence ATGACTCCTTTTACGAAAAGGAACCTCCTTGTACCTGTTTCGGTCATCCTCTTTACGGGGCTGCTTTATTTGCTCATTGAGGTGGTCCCTGCCCTCAGGGGTTATATCCAGCACCTTGAATTCATTGTCCTGGGGATAATGATAATGATGAGCCTCGTGATAATGTTCTTCTGGGTCTCCACGGGGGTACTCGGGGGGCTTTCCTCTTTTCTCATAGCGATGATCTTCCTCTATAAACCTCTTACGGCGCTTAATCCCTATTATTACAGTGTGCTCATACTGGCTTTTTTCATCAACAGTTTCACCGGATATTATATCTCCAGGAAGATAAACGTTTCCAACCAGGGCTATACCGTCACCATGGAAAAGGTCCAGGAGGATATCAATCTCATAACCAACCACATGAACAGCCGCCGTGCTGAAGTTGCGGCTATGGCCGAAAAAGTGAACAGCCTCCTCGGGCTTAAGAACATCGCCGATAACCTCAGCTCATCACTCTCTGAAGATGAGATCGTCAAACTCACCGTTAAAAAGACGCTGGAGATGTTCGGGGGGGAGAAAGGCGAGAAAAGGGTGCTTCTGTACATGGTGGATGAAGCCCATAACGAGCTTAACCTTGCTTACGCCCTTAAAGGCAGAAAAAGGGCGCCTACTTCGATGAAGAAGGGGGGTATTTTCGACAGGTGGGTCATGAAGAACGTTAAAAGCCTGCTTGTGCGGGATATCGGGAAGGATTTCCGTTTCAGCGTTGAGAATGAGGAGGCTGAGGAGGATTTTATATCGCTTATCAGCAAGCCACTGATAATAGAAGGCAACGTAATGGGCCTTTTAAGGGTCGACAGTCCCGAGCAGTCCGCCTTCGGGCAGCACGAACTGAGGATACTCGACATCATCGGGGAGCTCGGAGCCGTAGCCATGGAGAACGCGCGGCTGTATCGCCAGACCGAGGAGCTGGCTATAAGAGACAGTCTTACCGGACTTTTTGTGCGCAGGTATTTTATGGAGCGCATGCAGGGGGAGCTCAAGAGGACGCTTCTGGGGAACAGGCAGCTTGCTCTTCTTATGATCGATATAGACGATTTCAAGGACTTTAACGACCAGCACGGACATATAGCGGGTGACGCCGTGCTCAAGAACATAGGGCGCATACTTCTCTCAAAAGCTTCCCCGGGAGACATAGTAGGCAGGTACGGAGGGGAGGAGTTCGTATTCCTTTCGCTCAATTCCGGCCGGGAAGAAGCCGAACAGCTGGCCGAAGATCTGCGCAGGGAAATAGAGAAAAAACCCATAGTTCTCAGAAGGGAAAAACAGTTCGTTACCGTTTCAATAGGAGTGGCGATGTTCCCAGAGGATGCCAAACTCAAGGATGATATAATCTGGGAAGCGGATAAACGGCTTTACGGGGCGAAAGCAAAAGGCAAGAACCAGGTATGTTCAAGATAA
- a CDS encoding diguanylate cyclase, with protein MFKIRTSIISGINFMLMLISWLCYKYPQGDEYLVLFMIGLVFMVAPYFVTPLVVGALFLANLVFLLFYLFMDILNPVDVAVMAAVFAACAGTNFLVKWLYDIFLSYHESNVRSEELRYNNIVNELDVIDRRGRKIENELNRMSRLYEITKQLAPALKFKDLHNALFAFLGENFRIEVMHLLVYSKGKFSKGISKDTGDADYYENEEKVLDYEGVSRICRERDNKPFFIAREEDGGLFDSLNVREDTFMAFPLFSGDELAAVLAIEGASKSSYGRFRILLPQIALEYRKVELYEQVQELSIIDGLTEVYLRRYLMDRLKEEVDRAQRLGLSFSLAMVDVDHFKQCNDRHGHLVGDAVLKKIAEKLKSSVREVDMIARYGGEEFCVVLPETTKELALSVAERLRKSVESKEIKAFDEKVKVTVSIGVSTYPEDGEQVESLIEKADTALYKAKRAGRNRVCQV; from the coding sequence ATGTTCAAGATAAGGACGTCCATAATTAGCGGTATTAACTTCATGCTGATGCTGATCAGCTGGTTATGTTACAAGTATCCCCAGGGGGATGAGTATCTTGTTCTTTTCATGATCGGTCTCGTTTTCATGGTGGCGCCTTATTTTGTTACGCCGCTAGTGGTGGGTGCGCTTTTCCTCGCCAATCTCGTGTTTTTGCTGTTTTATCTGTTCATGGATATACTGAACCCGGTGGATGTCGCAGTGATGGCCGCTGTTTTTGCCGCGTGCGCGGGGACCAATTTCCTGGTCAAATGGCTTTATGACATTTTTCTTTCGTATCATGAATCCAACGTCAGGTCCGAAGAGCTGAGGTATAACAACATAGTCAATGAACTTGATGTTATAGACCGAAGGGGGAGGAAGATAGAGAACGAACTCAACCGCATGTCTCGCCTTTATGAAATAACCAAACAGCTGGCGCCAGCGCTCAAGTTCAAAGACCTTCATAACGCCCTTTTCGCGTTCCTGGGCGAGAACTTCCGTATAGAAGTGATGCATCTTCTTGTCTACAGCAAAGGCAAGTTCTCCAAAGGCATATCAAAGGATACAGGAGATGCCGATTATTACGAAAACGAGGAAAAAGTCCTTGATTATGAAGGAGTGTCCCGTATTTGCAGGGAAAGGGATAACAAGCCTTTTTTCATTGCACGCGAGGAAGATGGGGGGCTTTTCGATTCGCTCAACGTAAGGGAAGACACTTTTATGGCGTTCCCTCTTTTTTCGGGTGATGAGCTGGCGGCTGTCCTTGCCATCGAGGGCGCTTCCAAATCCAGTTACGGCAGGTTCCGCATACTTCTTCCGCAGATAGCACTTGAATACAGAAAAGTCGAACTTTACGAACAGGTACAGGAACTTTCCATAATCGACGGACTTACTGAGGTCTACCTGAGAAGATATCTGATGGACCGGCTCAAGGAAGAGGTGGACCGCGCGCAGAGGCTGGGGCTTTCTTTTTCCCTGGCCATGGTCGATGTTGACCATTTCAAGCAGTGCAACGACAGGCACGGTCATCTGGTAGGGGATGCGGTGCTTAAGAAGATAGCGGAAAAACTGAAAAGTTCGGTGAGGGAAGTTGACATGATAGCAAGGTATGGCGGGGAGGAATTCTGCGTGGTCCTGCCTGAGACCACGAAAGAACTGGCTTTAAGCGTTGCCGAGCGCTTACGTAAATCCGTTGAATCCAAAGAGATAAAAGCGTTCGATGAAAAGGTCAAAGTAACCGTAAGTATAGGTGTTTCGACCTATCCGGAGGATGGTGAGCAGGTCGAGTCACTGATAGAGAAAGCCGACACTGCGCTTTACAAGGCAAAAAGAGCTGGCCGTAACAGGGTATGCCAGGTATAA